The following proteins are co-located in the Synechococcus sp. PROS-U-1 genome:
- a CDS encoding RpoD/SigA family RNA polymerase sigma factor: MGIPLESSGTTQQSSRKEPALPSTGRRPSARQGGRLATDSIGFYLSSIGRIPLLTAAEEIELAHHVQEMKQLQELPEEEQTSRHRHKIRMGKRARDRMMAANLRLVVSVAKKYQNQGLELLDLVQEGAIGLERAVDKFDPAMGYKFSTYAYWWIRQGMTRAIDNSARTIRLPIHISEKLSKMRRISRELSHRFGRQPNRLELASAMGIEPRELEDLISQSAPCASLDAHARGEEDRSTLGELIPDPNGEEPMEGMDRSIQKEHLGGWLSQLNEREQKILRLRFGLGGEEPLTLAEIGRQINVSRERVRQLEAKAILKLRAMTNHQQAA, translated from the coding sequence ATGGGGATCCCTCTGGAATCTTCCGGCACGACACAACAGTCGTCTCGGAAGGAACCTGCGTTGCCGTCCACTGGACGTCGACCATCTGCACGACAGGGAGGGCGGCTAGCGACCGACTCCATCGGTTTTTATCTGAGCAGCATCGGACGTATTCCTCTGCTGACAGCAGCTGAAGAAATCGAGCTTGCACATCATGTGCAAGAGATGAAGCAACTTCAAGAGTTGCCAGAAGAGGAGCAGACCTCCCGACATCGGCACAAAATCCGCATGGGCAAACGGGCCCGAGACCGGATGATGGCAGCCAACCTCCGCCTCGTTGTGAGTGTTGCCAAGAAATACCAGAACCAGGGCCTTGAACTGCTCGACCTGGTTCAAGAAGGTGCCATTGGCTTGGAGCGAGCGGTCGACAAGTTCGACCCCGCCATGGGCTACAAGTTTTCCACCTATGCCTACTGGTGGATTCGCCAGGGCATGACGCGGGCCATCGACAACAGCGCCCGAACCATTCGCCTACCAATCCACATCAGCGAAAAGCTCTCGAAGATGCGTCGCATCTCCCGGGAGCTATCCCATCGCTTCGGTCGTCAACCGAATCGCCTGGAGTTGGCGAGTGCCATGGGAATCGAACCCCGAGAACTGGAAGACCTGATCTCCCAGAGCGCACCCTGTGCGTCGCTGGATGCCCATGCCCGTGGCGAGGAAGATCGCAGCACCCTGGGCGAATTGATCCCAGATCCCAACGGTGAAGAGCCGATGGAAGGGATGGATCGCAGCATCCAGAAGGAACATCTGGGGGGCTGGCTGTCGCAGTTGAACGAGCGCGAGCAGAAGATTCTGCGGTTGCGGTTCGGTCTTGGCGGTGAAGAGCCTCTAACCCTTGCGGAGATCGGTCGTCAGATCAATGTGTCCCGTGAGCGCGTGAGGCAACTCGAGGCCAAAGCGATTCTCAAGCTGCGCGCCATGACCAATCACCAACAAGCCGCCTAA
- a CDS encoding diacylglycerol/polyprenol kinase family protein — MLSITGPIAILSWMAMVIAAAVVCRRLRPNQRELSRKVVHIGTGAVVPLAWVFQIPFVVAIPVAVVITLATTINHRWRFIPAVEDINRNSYGTIAYGIAITTLLLLFWPTRADAVSAGVLAMALGDGLAGLIGRGVDSPKWVLFGQTKSTVGTMTMACVTGLVLIGLAHWSRADLPLPAALSMVAIATGLEQLSWRGLDNLSVPLSVGVMWSRLVV, encoded by the coding sequence TTGCTTTCCATCACCGGACCCATCGCCATCCTCTCCTGGATGGCGATGGTGATAGCAGCTGCCGTGGTGTGTCGTCGCCTCAGGCCGAACCAACGGGAACTCAGTCGAAAAGTTGTGCACATCGGAACCGGGGCCGTGGTTCCTTTGGCCTGGGTCTTTCAGATTCCTTTCGTGGTCGCCATCCCTGTTGCGGTGGTGATCACCCTTGCCACGACGATCAATCACCGATGGCGCTTCATCCCCGCCGTTGAGGATATCAATCGCAACAGCTACGGCACGATCGCCTACGGGATAGCGATCACGACCCTGCTCCTGCTCTTCTGGCCAACCCGAGCCGATGCTGTTTCCGCAGGGGTTCTTGCCATGGCCCTGGGAGATGGCCTTGCAGGATTGATCGGCCGCGGCGTTGACTCACCAAAGTGGGTCCTCTTTGGTCAGACCAAATCAACTGTCGGCACCATGACCATGGCGTGTGTCACGGGCCTAGTGCTGATCGGTCTGGCGCATTGGTCAAGGGCTGACCTACCCCTGCCAGCAGCCCTCAGCATGGTGGCCATCGCAACCGGTCTGGAACAGCTCAGCTGGCGCGGACTCGACAACCTCAGCGTTCCCCTCAGCGTTGGAGTGATGTGGAGTCGACTGGTGGTCTGA
- a CDS encoding 3-deoxy-7-phosphoheptulonate synthase: MATTSDLHVVETRPLVAPAVLHQELPMDAAALETVASARQRIQDILSGRDDRLLVVVGPCSVHDVKAARDYAQLLAPIRERLKDQLDVVMRVYFEKPRTTVGWKGLINDPHLDDSYDINTGLRRARGLLLDLAREGMPAATELLDPVVPQYIADLISWTAIGARTTESQTHREMASGLSMPIGYKNSTNGSATIAINAMQAASKPHHFLGINREGHASIVSTTGNPYGHLVLRGGSRGSNYHLEAVQAAAAELSQAGLQDRLMVDCSHANSNKDFRRQAEVLASVAEQLRGGSSHVMGVMIESHLVEGNQKLSADLTQLTYGQSVTDACISLETTEALLDDLAAAVASRKQTVTA, encoded by the coding sequence ATGGCCACCACCTCCGATTTGCATGTGGTGGAGACACGTCCCCTGGTTGCCCCTGCGGTGCTGCATCAGGAGCTGCCCATGGATGCGGCAGCGCTTGAGACCGTGGCATCCGCCCGCCAGCGCATCCAGGACATTCTCAGCGGTCGAGATGACCGCCTGCTGGTGGTGGTGGGTCCCTGCTCCGTTCACGATGTCAAAGCAGCCCGCGACTATGCCCAGCTCTTGGCACCCATTCGCGAGCGCCTGAAGGATCAGTTGGATGTGGTGATGCGGGTGTACTTCGAGAAGCCTCGGACCACGGTCGGCTGGAAGGGACTGATCAACGATCCCCATCTCGATGACTCTTACGACATCAACACGGGACTGCGTCGGGCCCGGGGATTGCTGCTCGATCTCGCGCGTGAGGGAATGCCCGCTGCAACGGAACTGCTCGATCCCGTGGTTCCGCAGTACATCGCCGATCTGATCAGTTGGACCGCGATCGGTGCAAGGACGACCGAGAGTCAGACCCACCGCGAAATGGCCTCTGGTCTGTCGATGCCGATCGGCTACAAAAACAGTACGAACGGCAGCGCCACGATTGCGATCAATGCCATGCAGGCTGCCTCGAAGCCGCATCATTTTCTCGGCATCAATCGTGAGGGCCATGCTTCGATCGTCAGCACCACGGGCAATCCCTATGGACATCTCGTGCTGCGCGGAGGCAGCCGTGGCAGCAATTACCACCTGGAGGCCGTGCAGGCAGCCGCGGCGGAGTTGAGCCAGGCCGGTCTGCAGGATCGACTGATGGTGGATTGCAGCCATGCCAACAGCAACAAGGACTTCCGCCGACAAGCGGAGGTGCTGGCCAGCGTTGCCGAGCAGTTGCGGGGTGGCTCCAGCCACGTGATGGGCGTGATGATTGAGAGCCATCTGGTGGAAGGCAATCAGAAGCTCAGCGCCGACCTGACGCAGCTGACGTACGGCCAGAGCGTCACGGATGCCTGCATCAGCCTCGAGACCACCGAAGCCCTGCTGGATGATCTGGCCGCGGCCGTTGCCAGTCGCAAACAGACGGTCACTGCTTGA